A stretch of Henckelia pumila isolate YLH828 chromosome 4, ASM3356847v2, whole genome shotgun sequence DNA encodes these proteins:
- the LOC140864843 gene encoding uncharacterized protein isoform X1, with translation MESQMQRPAHQHIEHSGESTQSGEKKSVIKKVKDKAKKIKDTLKKQGQGQGQEHEYRYDENVDEEDDDDDEFANDREIHGAAPTHDSTVIRSTNLPMEHDQNVEEQTDTRGDRIDPMLKGEAKARPNIPAQTGYEEENPSENKHFPSPLSVQREGENVGEPETKLGPSLGLEEDPDSTKFGPGDAPSNYGSKVSDPTGDGGKEAGVGSLIHKFDHLNVGDESKAEQKPSAGSHDQFSPQPTPTQDQFNPESDPKSFDSNTKEGMPSDTITGKVSSAVSGRAISAKNMLASKLGYGGGSGQEGLSPSNKPESESTPGYTQRITDTLNPVYEKVTGAGTAVMSKFQTGKQGGDYGQEGISPSNKPASESTLGSGQEGLSPSNKPESESTPGYTQRITDTLNPVYEKVTGAGTAVMSKFQTGKQGGQEGTTSPSNKPASESTPGYTQRITDTLNPVYEKVAGAGTAVMSKFQGSGDAGAAAATGTDKGVSSKDYWAEKLKPGDEDKALSEAITGALHKKKEGYMQKTGEEKPLGKVTESEEVATHLGSGIEGKREGEDAFDAGRESSGPGVVGRVKDAFGSWMGKGTGTQTAQESINETYVDKAGEKPSLPE, from the exons ATGGAATCACAGATGCAGCGCCCGGCTCATCAGCACATTGAGCACTCTG GGGAGAGTACTCAGTCGGGGGAGAAGAAATCGGTGATAAAAAAGGTGAAGGACAAGGCCAAGAAAATCAAGGATACCTTAAAGAAGCAAGGCCAAGGCCAAGGCCAAGAGCACGAGTACAGGTACGATGAGAATGTTGATGAAGAAGACGATGACGATGATGAATTTGCTAATGATCGTGAAATCCATGGTGCTGCTCCCA CGCATGATTCAACTGTGATAAGGAGCACAAATCTGCCGATGGAACACGATCAAAATGTGGAAGAGCAAACAGACACTCGGGGGGATCGGATTGATCCGATGTTGAAAGGTGAAGCAAAAGCGAGGCCTAATATTCCAGCTCAAACGGGATATGAAGAAGAAAATCCATCTGAAAACAAGCATTTTCCTTCGCCTCTTTCTGTACAGAGGGAAGGAGAAAATGTGGGAGAACCAGAGACTAAACTCGGGCCATCATTGGGTTTAGAGGAAGATCCGGACTCAACCAAGTTCGGACCCGGAGATGCTCCTTCGAACTATGGTTCCAAAGTCTCTGATCCCACCGGAGATG GTGGTAAAGAAGCTGGTGTTGGTTCGCTCATCCACAAATTCGATCATCTGAATGTGGGAGATGAATCTAAAGCAGAGCAGAAGCCTTCTGCAGGAAGCCACGATCAGTTTTCTCCTCAACCTACTCCCACTCAGGATCAGTTCAATCCAGAATCCGACCCAAAAAGTTTCGACTCCAACACCAAAGAAGGCATGCCGAGTGACACTATAACAGGAAAAGTCTCCTCTGCGGTTAGTGGCAGAGCTATCTCTGCAAAGAACATGTTGGCGTCGAAGCTAGGATATGGCGGAGGTTCTGGCCAAGAAGGGCTGAGTCCATCTAACAAGCCTGAATCAGAATCCACGCCGGGGTACACCCAGAGAATCACCGACACACTGAACCCTGTCTATGAGAAAGTGACAGGAGCAGGCACAGCTGTGATGTCTAAATTCCAGACCGGAAAGCAAGGCGGAGATTACGGCCAAGAGGGAATAAGCCCTTCTAACAAGCCTGCATCAGAATCCACACTAGGTTCTGGTCAAGAAGGGCTGAGTCCTTCTAACAAGCCTGAATCAGAATCCACGCCGGGGTACACCCAGAGAATCACTGACACACTGAACCCTGTCTATGAGAAAGTGACAGGAGCAGGCACAGCTGTGATGTCTAAATTCCAGACCGGAAAGCAAGGCGGCCAAGAGGGAACAACAAGTCCGTCTAACAAGCCTGCATCAGAATCCACGCCGGGGTACACCCAGAGAATCACTGACACACTGAACCCAGTCTATGAGAAAGTGGCAGGCGCTGGCACAGCTGTGATGTCTAAATTCCAGGGCAGCGGGGATGCTGGTGCTGCTGCAGCCACAGGCACCGATAAAGGGGTTTCCTCGAAAGACTACTGGGCCGAGAAATTGAAGCCTGGAGATGAAGACAAGGCATTATCAGAAGCCATTACTGGTGCACTGCACAAGAAAAAGGAGGGATACATGCAGAAAACAGGGGAAGAGAAGCCGCTGGGGAAAGTGACAGAATCCGAAGAGGTGGCGACCCATCTAGGCTCCGGCATAGAAGGTAAGCGAGAAGGAGAGGACGCATTCGATGCTGGCCGTGAAAGCTCGGGCCCGGGGGTTGTAGGCAGGGTGAAGGATGCCTTCGGATCTTGGATGGGGAAGGGCACGGGGACACAAACTGCTCAGGAATCCATTAATGAAACTTATG TGGACAAAGCGGGAGAGAAGCCGAGCTTGCCGGAGTAA
- the LOC140864843 gene encoding uncharacterized protein isoform X2, with the protein MESQMQRPAHQHIEHSGESTQSGEKKSVIKKVKDKAKKIKDTLKKQGQGQGQEHEYRYDENVDEEDDDDDEFANDREIHAHDSTVIRSTNLPMEHDQNVEEQTDTRGDRIDPMLKGEAKARPNIPAQTGYEEENPSENKHFPSPLSVQREGENVGEPETKLGPSLGLEEDPDSTKFGPGDAPSNYGSKVSDPTGDGGKEAGVGSLIHKFDHLNVGDESKAEQKPSAGSHDQFSPQPTPTQDQFNPESDPKSFDSNTKEGMPSDTITGKVSSAVSGRAISAKNMLASKLGYGGGSGQEGLSPSNKPESESTPGYTQRITDTLNPVYEKVTGAGTAVMSKFQTGKQGGDYGQEGISPSNKPASESTLGSGQEGLSPSNKPESESTPGYTQRITDTLNPVYEKVTGAGTAVMSKFQTGKQGGQEGTTSPSNKPASESTPGYTQRITDTLNPVYEKVAGAGTAVMSKFQGSGDAGAAAATGTDKGVSSKDYWAEKLKPGDEDKALSEAITGALHKKKEGYMQKTGEEKPLGKVTESEEVATHLGSGIEGKREGEDAFDAGRESSGPGVVGRVKDAFGSWMGKGTGTQTAQESINETYVDKAGEKPSLPE; encoded by the exons ATGGAATCACAGATGCAGCGCCCGGCTCATCAGCACATTGAGCACTCTG GGGAGAGTACTCAGTCGGGGGAGAAGAAATCGGTGATAAAAAAGGTGAAGGACAAGGCCAAGAAAATCAAGGATACCTTAAAGAAGCAAGGCCAAGGCCAAGGCCAAGAGCACGAGTACAGGTACGATGAGAATGTTGATGAAGAAGACGATGACGATGATGAATTTGCTAATGATCGTGAAATCCATG CGCATGATTCAACTGTGATAAGGAGCACAAATCTGCCGATGGAACACGATCAAAATGTGGAAGAGCAAACAGACACTCGGGGGGATCGGATTGATCCGATGTTGAAAGGTGAAGCAAAAGCGAGGCCTAATATTCCAGCTCAAACGGGATATGAAGAAGAAAATCCATCTGAAAACAAGCATTTTCCTTCGCCTCTTTCTGTACAGAGGGAAGGAGAAAATGTGGGAGAACCAGAGACTAAACTCGGGCCATCATTGGGTTTAGAGGAAGATCCGGACTCAACCAAGTTCGGACCCGGAGATGCTCCTTCGAACTATGGTTCCAAAGTCTCTGATCCCACCGGAGATG GTGGTAAAGAAGCTGGTGTTGGTTCGCTCATCCACAAATTCGATCATCTGAATGTGGGAGATGAATCTAAAGCAGAGCAGAAGCCTTCTGCAGGAAGCCACGATCAGTTTTCTCCTCAACCTACTCCCACTCAGGATCAGTTCAATCCAGAATCCGACCCAAAAAGTTTCGACTCCAACACCAAAGAAGGCATGCCGAGTGACACTATAACAGGAAAAGTCTCCTCTGCGGTTAGTGGCAGAGCTATCTCTGCAAAGAACATGTTGGCGTCGAAGCTAGGATATGGCGGAGGTTCTGGCCAAGAAGGGCTGAGTCCATCTAACAAGCCTGAATCAGAATCCACGCCGGGGTACACCCAGAGAATCACCGACACACTGAACCCTGTCTATGAGAAAGTGACAGGAGCAGGCACAGCTGTGATGTCTAAATTCCAGACCGGAAAGCAAGGCGGAGATTACGGCCAAGAGGGAATAAGCCCTTCTAACAAGCCTGCATCAGAATCCACACTAGGTTCTGGTCAAGAAGGGCTGAGTCCTTCTAACAAGCCTGAATCAGAATCCACGCCGGGGTACACCCAGAGAATCACTGACACACTGAACCCTGTCTATGAGAAAGTGACAGGAGCAGGCACAGCTGTGATGTCTAAATTCCAGACCGGAAAGCAAGGCGGCCAAGAGGGAACAACAAGTCCGTCTAACAAGCCTGCATCAGAATCCACGCCGGGGTACACCCAGAGAATCACTGACACACTGAACCCAGTCTATGAGAAAGTGGCAGGCGCTGGCACAGCTGTGATGTCTAAATTCCAGGGCAGCGGGGATGCTGGTGCTGCTGCAGCCACAGGCACCGATAAAGGGGTTTCCTCGAAAGACTACTGGGCCGAGAAATTGAAGCCTGGAGATGAAGACAAGGCATTATCAGAAGCCATTACTGGTGCACTGCACAAGAAAAAGGAGGGATACATGCAGAAAACAGGGGAAGAGAAGCCGCTGGGGAAAGTGACAGAATCCGAAGAGGTGGCGACCCATCTAGGCTCCGGCATAGAAGGTAAGCGAGAAGGAGAGGACGCATTCGATGCTGGCCGTGAAAGCTCGGGCCCGGGGGTTGTAGGCAGGGTGAAGGATGCCTTCGGATCTTGGATGGGGAAGGGCACGGGGACACAAACTGCTCAGGAATCCATTAATGAAACTTATG TGGACAAAGCGGGAGAGAAGCCGAGCTTGCCGGAGTAA